One segment of Candidatus Nitrospira nitrificans DNA contains the following:
- a CDS encoding PilZ domain-containing protein translates to MNREFRKIQRFAVQLPCRVWSNEEKSNGTVLNLSAQGCAITTERLPSVSTYISLDIDLFSSEDPATIELAGVRWVSGHRCGLEFIRVRPNMLMKLKAFTLLLEQTS, encoded by the coding sequence ATGAACCGAGAGTTTCGCAAGATCCAGCGATTTGCAGTCCAACTTCCCTGCAGAGTGTGGAGCAATGAGGAGAAGTCGAACGGAACAGTCCTAAACCTTTCGGCGCAGGGGTGCGCCATAACGACGGAGCGTCTTCCGTCGGTCTCAACTTATATTTCACTCGATATCGATCTTTTCAGCAGTGAGGACCCAGCGACGATCGAATTGGCTGGAGTGCGCTGGGTTTCCGGGCACCGATGCGGGCTTGAATTCATCCGCGTTAGACCTAATATGCTCATGAAACTAAAAGCGTTCACCCTGTTGTTGGAGCAGACATCCTAG
- a CDS encoding prepilin-type N-terminal cleavage/methylation domain-containing protein produces the protein MSAKNDRISSVLRKKRTRQIKRLQGLTASILSGMPLARSGDAMVQPTIELNPGRFGQNGYTLLELMIVVAIIGVIAGIGGVNFGVWKSRADLKEAIQLVRNELAVARMTSMSRNVSVTTNITVVPTMVTVTTINANTLAVLSTVSSKITHMNGITNQTGGVPAAPVFAAAPVATVQFNSMGYRVGGAVPGSQNQVIGLVNDLGTTYAIRINSRGVVDWCPSQFCMGTR, from the coding sequence ATGAGTGCGAAAAATGACCGCATTTCATCGGTCTTGCGCAAGAAGCGAACTCGTCAAATCAAGAGGTTACAAGGGCTTACAGCCTCTATTTTGAGCGGCATGCCCCTTGCTCGATCAGGGGACGCCATGGTGCAACCCACAATAGAATTAAATCCAGGACGGTTTGGGCAGAACGGCTATACACTCCTGGAATTGATGATCGTTGTCGCGATCATTGGGGTGATCGCAGGCATTGGAGGAGTCAATTTTGGAGTTTGGAAATCTCGCGCGGATTTGAAAGAAGCGATTCAGCTTGTCAGGAACGAATTGGCTGTCGCGCGCATGACATCGATGAGCCGAAATGTATCTGTCACCACGAATATCACAGTCGTTCCTACGATGGTCACCGTGACAACCATCAATGCGAACACACTCGCTGTACTTTCCACAGTATCGAGCAAGATCACACACATGAATGGCATAACCAACCAAACCGGAGGTGTGCCTGCTGCACCTGTCTTTGCGGCAGCTCCAGTTGCCACCGTTCAGTTCAATTCGATGGGATATCGAGTCGGAGGGGCTGTGCCTGGCTCACAAAACCAGGTCATTGGTCTTGTCAATGACCTGGGGACCACATATGCCATTCGCATCAATTCGCGTGGCGTGGTGGACTGGTGTCCAAGCCAATTCTGTATGGGGACTCGTTAG
- the pilV gene encoding type IV pilus modification protein PilV, translated as MKIARAESGFTLLEGMIATVILSVGVIAMTAMQGIAITRNVDSTELTLATNLASEMLERIQFNRRNVTAYAGLDINTANPPPNPCVFPANQTMAQGDCVQWQAMMTNQGASGISQASQLNGVRGVVTVTPVVTIPPLNQSRVNVVITWTGRNMGTTAAAPRRVMLDTTIAPE; from the coding sequence ATGAAGATAGCACGAGCAGAATCGGGATTTACGCTACTGGAAGGCATGATTGCTACCGTGATTTTGTCTGTTGGCGTGATCGCCATGACCGCGATGCAAGGGATCGCCATTACGCGCAACGTCGATTCGACGGAACTCACGCTCGCAACCAATCTGGCTTCTGAAATGCTGGAACGGATCCAGTTCAATCGTCGGAACGTCACGGCCTATGCCGGCCTGGACATCAACACCGCCAATCCTCCTCCCAATCCATGTGTTTTTCCTGCAAATCAAACGATGGCTCAGGGAGATTGTGTGCAGTGGCAAGCGATGATGACCAACCAAGGAGCCTCAGGGATCAGCCAGGCTTCCCAGCTGAACGGAGTACGAGGGGTGGTGACGGTAACTCCTGTCGTGACCATTCCGCCGCTGAATCAGAGCAGGGTGAACGTCGTCATCACGTGGACTGGGCGAAATATGGGGACAACTGCAGCCGCCCCGCGGAGAGTCATGTTGGATACCACCATAGCACCGGAGTGA
- a CDS encoding PilW family protein yields MGKPKFQTSNQGGMTLVELMFAATIAVGIVAAGLAVVTSFERSNATTGQTGETQQNVRNAMEMISRDIRQAGFGSIGAVGNCPTAIVPQDNAVAGPDTGPDRISLVVPLGNPVGTATRPPWVLQGAIGPGFNAFTLASAQAVTDMTAEWGGASLVGATVSVAGSSTATVTAVGGSTITITAVPAPVAFGANAPVYLLQCVTYQIIPPPDANGLCDGRFPCLVRGVGTGGLDCNTPNSRCLSIADEIEDMQFTYACDGCFLALNGGIPDGIIDNQVGSAAGFDQLDFISNNAWNLAPMTPDKISLVQISIVGRERFVDQGLGEGIVAGRVVQAQAMQVSDHNHGAGLFAAGDFAGLNPPYTSTRRRMFTRTIEVRNPGR; encoded by the coding sequence ATGGGAAAGCCTAAGTTCCAGACGAGTAATCAAGGCGGGATGACGTTGGTCGAGCTGATGTTCGCGGCGACCATTGCGGTGGGTATCGTGGCCGCCGGACTTGCCGTGGTGACGTCGTTCGAACGGTCCAATGCCACCACAGGGCAAACGGGAGAAACACAGCAGAACGTGCGGAACGCCATGGAAATGATTTCCCGAGATATCAGACAGGCAGGATTCGGATCGATAGGGGCAGTCGGCAATTGTCCAACAGCCATTGTCCCTCAGGATAATGCCGTCGCCGGGCCTGACACAGGTCCGGATCGTATCAGCCTGGTCGTGCCGCTTGGAAATCCAGTGGGAACGGCGACCAGACCGCCCTGGGTACTCCAAGGGGCAATCGGCCCCGGCTTCAATGCATTTACACTTGCTTCAGCTCAGGCCGTAACAGATATGACCGCCGAGTGGGGCGGAGCCAGTTTGGTAGGAGCTACGGTTAGTGTGGCAGGGAGCTCGACCGCCACGGTCACCGCAGTCGGCGGATCGACAATCACCATCACGGCGGTTCCAGCTCCAGTGGCATTTGGCGCGAACGCACCGGTATATCTCCTCCAGTGCGTCACCTATCAAATCATTCCGCCGCCAGATGCGAATGGGCTCTGTGATGGTCGCTTCCCATGTTTGGTACGGGGCGTGGGCACAGGGGGCCTGGATTGCAATACGCCAAACAGTCGCTGCCTGTCCATTGCCGATGAAATCGAAGACATGCAATTTACCTACGCCTGCGACGGGTGCTTTCTGGCGCTGAATGGAGGCATTCCCGACGGCATCATTGACAATCAGGTCGGGAGCGCCGCTGGGTTCGATCAATTGGATTTCATAAGCAATAACGCATGGAATCTTGCGCCTATGACGCCGGACAAGATCAGTTTAGTGCAAATCAGCATCGTCGGGCGTGAACGCTTCGTAGATCAAGGATTGGGAGAAGGGATCGTGGCCGGCCGTGTCGTCCAAGCACAAGCCATGCAAGTTTCAGATCACAACCATGGAGCCGGGCTCTTTGCGGCGGGTGATTTCGCAGGGCTCAATCCACCCTATACGTCGACCCGACGGCGTATGTTCACTCGAACGATAGAGGTGCGCAATCCAGGGCGCTAG
- a CDS encoding pilus assembly protein — protein sequence MNGRTIATSMHVVLVAGSLWWNASSVSAQTLSQYTSEPPFLTEAVAPNILLLMDNSGSMDNSAYHHANEAYNPAKSYYGYFDATRCYSYGSNRFQIGTARAATAPTCSGAYPWDGNFLNYMTMSRMEVAKWVMMGGKCSPRAVNGTCYPGGKLNHETTDRFTAFTADATGVTSYSGTRCFDRGGNSLIVYGGAACGGGSTSHSLVVDIASEPMGVIQQVGDKARFGLMEFKGAGDGGKVLADIGSGMTPMVNAIQNTPASTWTPLGESLYEATRYFAQVPPAYNNSDYSHNVLNKDPYYYTSPWSDVPQYVKCCKSFVMIFTDGQPTQDLNVPSTIMDKAHVANAHAPVGFIGHCPGAAGCTVDHNSLPHSGHGGGMVNHDANGQVDHHDNCSAYYGGIATSNDVCWSNGSHYLDDVAYYAHTTDLRQATIPGLNLNGSDATGKDIPGIQNLVVYTFYAFGNGSRLLQDAAKMGGFEDRNNNLVFDAGDVWDQYNNYTGGLGADGVPDTYFESSNADDMRDRFIAAINSILRRSQSGTSISVLATSGTGEGALYQSFFYPSTAEPTTNADVRWTGFTQGLWVDKFGNIREDTLEDNKLTLADDYIVKTIIDPTTGDVGVQRFVDGDADGKADNPTAPLPTIPLKEVKGIWEAGKQLAKIDHASRRILTWVDVNNDGVVDSGKDTKGQTDGTHTASGEVIPFTTASAALLKEYLRADADSPTTNPFKSTDIIQFIRGCYDTNAGGPCPKSAQLRDRRLTVPGVGLSVWKFGDPVHSTPTIVSQPRESYDFIYGDPGYLNFFKRWKNRRHVAYVGANDGMLHAFNGGFYNRGDDASTSGVVEHGWFSNTPTSDGRGQELGDELWGFIPYQLLPHLRWLAQADYTHVYYVDLKPKVTDVRIFTPEPACSNPVAAGCKHPNGWGTILIGGFRMGGSCGACGAGGAAPMTVSIGGTNRTFYTAYFALDVTDPDEEPKLLWSFSDAGMGLSTSYPAIMRMNPPGSNTCPLTGPCDDVWLAVFGSGATGYEGQIGQTGKFYAVDIKVGPRTGTGGSASNVFTTFPIKSASGGDLNTFVGDLVSVDRDLDFRADAIYGGSVINDNSLPWRGRMYRLTAGGCLIAPCSPSTWGYNLSGERVPTEVLDDFSPYPSGTAIQAGPMVAAPGLAVDDANKLWLFFGTGRFFGNSDKTNSESQRLYGVKDSVLSYSCIEGSIGGCKTTSLVNVSDVAVCVVCETGKNQVTSTALSGVEKVEGKDPTTTLQGLVQTKDGWFTNLTATRERSITSPTVLGGIVFYPTYVPQADLCISAGDGYLYGLFYQTGSAMSTPVLGTSASGSSTMANARVDIGQGTGMLSVMAVHIGAQGWGTGGAGTGGGGCQSGITGMMQSSAGLTNTICTNPGSVTSRFIAWINLRE from the coding sequence ATGAATGGTCGTACCATCGCCACCTCTATGCACGTCGTTCTTGTTGCAGGGAGTCTCTGGTGGAACGCATCCTCGGTCTCCGCTCAGACCTTGTCACAATATACAAGTGAACCACCCTTCCTGACGGAGGCCGTCGCGCCGAACATCCTCCTCCTGATGGATAACTCAGGAAGCATGGATAACTCCGCCTACCACCATGCCAATGAAGCCTACAATCCTGCCAAGTCCTATTACGGATATTTTGACGCGACTCGCTGTTATAGCTATGGATCCAATCGTTTCCAAATCGGAACTGCAAGAGCAGCAACGGCGCCGACCTGTAGTGGCGCTTATCCCTGGGACGGCAACTTCCTCAACTACATGACGATGTCCCGCATGGAGGTTGCGAAGTGGGTGATGATGGGCGGTAAGTGTTCCCCACGAGCAGTCAATGGAACCTGTTACCCTGGGGGAAAGCTTAACCATGAAACAACCGACCGGTTTACGGCGTTCACGGCCGATGCAACGGGAGTCACGTCCTATTCGGGCACGAGGTGTTTCGATCGAGGCGGTAATAGCCTCATCGTGTATGGTGGAGCGGCTTGTGGCGGAGGCAGTACGTCCCACTCGCTTGTTGTCGACATCGCTTCTGAACCGATGGGTGTGATCCAGCAAGTAGGAGACAAGGCGCGATTCGGACTGATGGAGTTCAAAGGAGCGGGTGATGGAGGGAAGGTTTTAGCGGATATCGGTTCCGGCATGACACCTATGGTGAATGCCATCCAAAACACCCCCGCCTCTACGTGGACGCCCTTGGGAGAATCTCTGTATGAAGCCACGCGATACTTCGCTCAGGTCCCCCCGGCATATAACAATTCAGACTATTCCCATAATGTTCTAAACAAAGACCCGTACTACTACACTTCTCCATGGTCAGACGTTCCTCAGTATGTGAAATGCTGTAAGAGCTTCGTCATGATTTTTACGGACGGGCAACCGACCCAGGACTTAAATGTCCCATCGACCATCATGGATAAGGCGCATGTGGCAAATGCTCATGCGCCAGTCGGGTTCATTGGCCATTGCCCAGGCGCCGCTGGTTGTACCGTGGATCATAACTCACTTCCACACAGCGGTCATGGTGGGGGGATGGTCAACCATGATGCGAACGGACAAGTAGATCACCACGATAATTGTTCAGCGTACTATGGAGGTATTGCCACATCCAATGATGTCTGTTGGAGCAATGGGTCTCATTATCTTGATGACGTGGCGTATTATGCCCACACGACGGATCTTCGGCAGGCGACCATTCCAGGCCTGAATCTCAATGGATCGGACGCAACGGGAAAAGACATTCCAGGTATCCAAAACCTCGTTGTCTATACATTTTATGCGTTCGGCAATGGCTCGAGGCTTCTTCAGGACGCTGCCAAGATGGGAGGCTTTGAAGATCGGAACAACAACTTGGTGTTTGATGCGGGCGATGTGTGGGATCAATACAACAACTATACCGGTGGGTTGGGTGCCGATGGCGTTCCCGATACATATTTTGAATCTTCAAACGCCGATGATATGCGCGACCGCTTCATTGCAGCAATCAATAGTATCCTCCGTCGGAGTCAATCCGGCACCTCTATTTCGGTTTTGGCGACATCCGGGACGGGAGAAGGCGCGCTCTATCAATCGTTTTTTTACCCCAGCACGGCGGAACCAACAACCAACGCGGATGTCCGATGGACTGGATTTACTCAGGGACTCTGGGTGGATAAGTTCGGAAATATCCGCGAAGATACGCTGGAGGATAACAAGCTCACATTGGCGGACGATTATATCGTGAAGACGATTATCGATCCGACGACCGGAGATGTCGGCGTTCAACGGTTTGTGGACGGCGACGCTGACGGGAAAGCCGACAATCCGACAGCGCCTCTTCCGACCATTCCCTTGAAAGAGGTGAAGGGGATTTGGGAGGCCGGCAAGCAACTCGCCAAGATAGACCACGCGAGTCGTCGAATCTTGACCTGGGTCGATGTCAACAATGATGGAGTGGTTGACTCGGGGAAAGATACGAAAGGCCAAACGGACGGGACTCATACAGCGTCGGGAGAAGTGATTCCATTCACGACGGCAAGTGCGGCCTTGTTGAAGGAATATCTCAGGGCCGATGCCGATTCACCGACCACCAATCCGTTTAAATCAACCGATATCATCCAGTTCATTCGAGGTTGTTATGACACCAACGCTGGTGGGCCTTGCCCAAAGTCGGCTCAACTCCGTGATCGTCGTTTAACGGTGCCTGGAGTGGGGCTGTCCGTATGGAAATTCGGCGACCCAGTGCATTCCACACCGACGATCGTCTCCCAGCCGAGGGAATCGTACGACTTTATCTACGGCGATCCAGGCTACTTGAATTTCTTCAAGCGATGGAAGAACCGAAGGCATGTCGCCTATGTGGGAGCGAATGATGGGATGCTCCATGCATTTAATGGGGGATTTTATAACCGAGGCGACGATGCCAGCACGTCCGGGGTAGTGGAACATGGATGGTTCTCCAATACTCCGACGAGTGATGGACGGGGACAAGAGCTCGGCGATGAGCTCTGGGGCTTTATCCCCTATCAACTCTTGCCGCATCTCCGCTGGTTGGCACAAGCCGACTATACGCATGTGTACTATGTGGATCTCAAGCCGAAAGTGACGGACGTTCGTATCTTCACTCCCGAGCCGGCCTGCAGTAATCCAGTGGCCGCGGGCTGTAAACACCCGAATGGATGGGGCACCATTCTCATCGGGGGATTTCGCATGGGTGGGAGCTGTGGGGCTTGTGGCGCAGGTGGCGCTGCTCCCATGACAGTGAGCATCGGAGGAACCAACCGAACGTTCTACACTGCTTATTTTGCACTCGATGTTACCGATCCTGACGAAGAACCCAAGCTGCTTTGGTCGTTCAGCGATGCAGGCATGGGATTATCAACCAGCTATCCCGCAATCATGCGAATGAATCCGCCTGGTTCGAATACCTGTCCGCTTACCGGTCCCTGTGATGATGTGTGGCTTGCCGTTTTTGGATCAGGTGCAACCGGATATGAGGGCCAAATTGGGCAGACAGGGAAATTCTATGCGGTTGATATCAAGGTCGGCCCCAGGACGGGCACAGGGGGCAGTGCATCCAATGTTTTCACAACGTTTCCCATAAAGAGTGCCTCGGGAGGAGATCTCAATACCTTCGTTGGTGATTTGGTCAGCGTGGATCGTGACTTGGATTTTCGTGCCGACGCCATTTATGGCGGGTCAGTGATCAATGACAATAGTCTTCCCTGGCGGGGACGGATGTATCGGTTAACCGCCGGTGGATGCCTCATTGCCCCCTGTTCGCCTTCGACGTGGGGATACAATTTATCAGGAGAACGCGTGCCCACCGAGGTGTTGGATGACTTTTCACCCTATCCCTCCGGGACTGCGATACAAGCCGGGCCAATGGTAGCCGCTCCAGGCCTTGCGGTCGACGATGCAAACAAGTTGTGGCTGTTTTTCGGAACCGGGCGGTTCTTTGGCAATTCCGACAAGACCAATTCCGAATCACAGCGGTTGTACGGCGTTAAGGATTCGGTATTGAGTTATAGTTGCATAGAGGGAAGCATAGGCGGTTGTAAGACGACAAGCCTCGTGAATGTCTCCGACGTTGCGGTATGTGTCGTCTGCGAGACAGGGAAAAATCAAGTGACCTCGACAGCACTTTCAGGAGTCGAAAAGGTTGAAGGAAAAGATCCAACGACGACCTTGCAAGGCCTGGTGCAAACTAAGGACGGTTGGTTTACCAATCTCACGGCCACACGCGAGAGGTCGATCACCTCGCCGACCGTACTCGGCGGAATCGTGTTTTATCCCACCTATGTGCCGCAGGCCGATCTCTGCATCTCAGCTGGTGATGGGTATCTTTACGGTCTGTTTTATCAAACCGGGAGTGCCATGAGCACCCCTGTCCTTGGGACCTCCGCATCAGGGAGCAGTACGATGGCGAATGCAAGGGTCGACATTGGTCAAGGCACGGGAATGCTTTCGGTGATGGCCGTTCACATCGGTGCTCAAGGATGGGGCACTGGTGGTGCCGGCACCGGTGGAGGTGGGTGTCAGTCAGGCATTACAGGGATGATGCAATCGAGTGCGGGATTGACCAATACGATTTGCACGAACCCTGGATCTGTCACTAGTCGGTTCATCGCTTGGATCAATCTGCGCGAGTGA
- a CDS encoding Ig domain-containing protein, whose amino-acid sequence MPFDGKVSGSSRTSEVITVGNTPPLIAQVGIGVNSDERGDRLQALVDASDHDQDTPQFLYRWIKNGRVVKEGEEDFLELTEVRPHDLVVVEVRPRDTQAAGKMSRSDPYTVGNSAPKIVSSPPMSINHNRYEYVVKAVDPDSDSVHFQLEVAPPGMAIDQTTGNILWDTGYVKPGVHRVKIVATDEQGGFSFQEFELTIATAETPKPES is encoded by the coding sequence GTGCCGTTCGATGGCAAGGTTTCCGGGTCTAGCCGAACATCTGAAGTCATTACGGTGGGCAATACTCCCCCGTTAATTGCTCAGGTGGGTATTGGTGTGAACTCTGACGAACGAGGAGACCGTCTTCAAGCACTGGTAGACGCCTCGGATCATGATCAGGACACCCCACAGTTTCTGTATCGATGGATTAAGAACGGACGTGTCGTTAAAGAGGGTGAGGAAGATTTTCTCGAATTAACTGAGGTCAGACCGCACGATCTCGTTGTGGTCGAAGTCAGGCCGCGCGACACTCAGGCTGCCGGGAAGATGTCGCGCTCGGATCCCTACACGGTGGGGAACAGCGCACCCAAAATCGTCTCATCTCCACCAATGTCCATAAATCACAATCGATACGAATATGTGGTGAAAGCTGTAGATCCAGACTCCGATTCGGTGCACTTTCAGCTCGAGGTGGCTCCTCCCGGTATGGCGATCGATCAAACGACGGGTAACATTCTTTGGGATACCGGATATGTGAAACCGGGAGTGCACCGAGTAAAGATCGTAGCGACGGATGAACAAGGAGGGTTTTCCTTTCAAGAGTTCGAACTGACCATCGCAACCGCTGAAACACCCAAGCCGGAGTCTTAG
- a CDS encoding PhoH family protein yields MRKLKLREGTNTAVLFGHHDRHLKLIEDELGVRLSARGEELTLDGLPEAVRQAERILVELASLTNQGISLQAEDVTHALSALRRSPEASLKDVLGESAMIVTKKRFVGPKSPTQKVYIEAIEQHDIVIAIGPAGTGKTYLAMAMAVSALMNKEVSRIILARPAVEAGEKLGFLPGDIYEKVNPYLRPLYDALFDMMDMERANRLIERGDIEIAPLAFMRGRTLNDSFVILDEAQNATAEQMKMFLTRLGFHSKVVVTGDITQVDLPSDRVSGLIQVKDILHDIEGIGFVYFGEKDVVRHRLVQEIIKAYDRHQPVHRGDARHARGQVSSHKRPSSNPRKSSASGSSPGDPASSSH; encoded by the coding sequence GTGCGCAAACTCAAACTACGAGAAGGCACCAATACCGCCGTCCTGTTCGGTCACCATGACCGACATCTCAAGCTGATCGAAGACGAATTGGGTGTCCGACTCTCTGCTCGCGGGGAAGAACTCACGCTCGACGGTCTTCCCGAGGCTGTTCGTCAAGCGGAACGCATTCTCGTTGAACTTGCCTCTCTGACCAACCAAGGGATATCACTCCAAGCCGAAGATGTCACCCATGCGCTCAGCGCATTGCGCCGAAGTCCCGAGGCATCGCTCAAGGACGTGCTCGGCGAGTCGGCCATGATCGTGACGAAAAAACGGTTTGTCGGTCCCAAGTCGCCTACGCAGAAGGTCTATATCGAAGCGATCGAGCAGCACGATATCGTCATCGCCATTGGACCGGCGGGAACGGGAAAGACCTATCTCGCTATGGCCATGGCTGTCAGTGCGTTGATGAATAAAGAGGTGAGCCGGATTATTCTTGCGCGGCCGGCGGTTGAGGCGGGGGAAAAGCTCGGGTTCCTGCCCGGCGATATCTATGAGAAAGTGAATCCCTATCTGCGGCCGCTCTATGACGCGTTATTCGACATGATGGATATGGAGCGAGCGAATCGCTTGATCGAGCGGGGCGATATTGAAATTGCCCCCCTGGCGTTCATGCGCGGAAGAACGCTCAATGATTCGTTTGTCATCTTGGACGAAGCACAAAATGCCACGGCAGAGCAGATGAAGATGTTTCTCACGAGGCTGGGCTTCCATTCCAAAGTTGTTGTAACCGGTGACATCACGCAAGTCGACTTACCGAGTGATCGGGTGTCCGGCCTCATTCAAGTAAAAGACATTCTCCACGACATTGAAGGAATTGGGTTCGTGTACTTCGGTGAGAAGGATGTGGTCAGACATCGACTGGTTCAAGAAATCATCAAGGCCTATGACCGGCACCAGCCGGTACACCGTGGTGATGCTCGACATGCTCGAGGACAGGTCTCGTCTCACAAGCGTCCATCGTCCAATCCTCGCAAGTCGTCTGCGTCCGGCTCGTCGCCGGGCGATCCCGCCAGTAGTTCACATTGA
- the ybeY gene encoding rRNA maturation RNase YbeY, protein MAVYLRVRLRRFVVRQTALVHLAERVLSAVGESRSELSLELTGDRRMQRLNREYRKKNRPTDVLAFPIREAVMPQKLYPVTHMLGDVVISLPTVVRQAKEAGRSIDDELAMLLVHGVLHLCGYDHERNPQEAARMARRERALLHRISPVPGMVTVRIARRTRSR, encoded by the coding sequence ATGGCGGTCTATCTGCGCGTACGTCTCAGGCGGTTTGTCGTTCGACAAACCGCGCTGGTGCATTTAGCCGAACGTGTCTTATCGGCAGTTGGCGAATCTCGGTCCGAATTGAGCCTGGAATTGACCGGAGACAGACGTATGCAACGGCTGAACCGTGAGTATCGCAAGAAGAATCGACCTACTGATGTCCTGGCTTTCCCCATCCGTGAAGCCGTGATGCCTCAAAAACTGTATCCTGTCACCCACATGCTTGGGGATGTCGTGATTTCCTTACCCACTGTCGTTCGCCAAGCAAAGGAAGCCGGGCGATCGATCGACGATGAGCTGGCGATGTTGCTGGTTCATGGGGTGCTCCATCTCTGCGGGTACGACCATGAACGTAATCCACAAGAAGCAGCGCGAATGGCGCGTCGTGAGCGAGCCTTGCTTCATCGGATTTCACCTGTGCCTGGCATGGTAACGGTTCGCATTGCACGGCGAACAAGGAGTCGTTGA
- the ftsY gene encoding signal recognition particle-docking protein FtsY, producing MGWFQRLNEGLGRTRHVVQQSLDRFLGRAPDEELLEDLEAALLAADLGARAVDRLIRQVREETRGADAKTSEGVQNVLSRSLYNILKTVSGPTIDQLVTEGPKPFVTLVVGVNGVGKTTTIAKIAQRMTQGGRRPLLVAGDTFRAAAIDQLQVWGDRVGVEVIRQRHGADPAAVAFDGIVAAKARTVDMVLVDTAGRLHTKSNLMDELRKVKRVIGQELPGAPHEVLLVLDATVGQNALAQARQFHEAVGVTGLALTKLDGTARGGIVVAIAEELKRPLRLIGVGEGADDLQDFNAEAFVAALFGQPTSPP from the coding sequence ATGGGATGGTTTCAACGGCTGAATGAAGGACTCGGCAGAACACGCCATGTCGTGCAGCAATCGCTTGACCGATTCCTCGGACGTGCACCGGACGAAGAACTGCTTGAAGATCTAGAGGCAGCGCTGCTCGCCGCCGACCTTGGCGCCCGTGCCGTCGATCGTTTGATACGGCAGGTCCGGGAAGAGACACGTGGAGCGGACGCAAAAACATCGGAAGGGGTGCAGAATGTCTTAAGTCGGTCACTTTATAATATTCTGAAAACCGTATCAGGCCCTACGATCGATCAACTGGTCACCGAAGGCCCTAAGCCGTTTGTCACCCTTGTCGTTGGCGTCAATGGCGTGGGGAAAACAACCACCATCGCAAAAATTGCGCAGCGGATGACGCAGGGCGGGCGGCGGCCGCTCCTTGTCGCAGGAGATACCTTTCGTGCAGCCGCGATTGATCAACTTCAAGTGTGGGGAGATCGGGTCGGAGTGGAGGTCATTCGCCAGCGACATGGCGCCGATCCGGCTGCCGTGGCCTTCGACGGCATCGTTGCCGCCAAAGCCAGAACGGTGGACATGGTCCTCGTTGATACGGCCGGCCGGTTGCATACCAAGTCCAATCTGATGGACGAGCTGCGGAAGGTCAAACGGGTGATCGGCCAAGAATTGCCTGGGGCACCGCATGAGGTGCTGTTGGTCCTGGACGCTACGGTTGGGCAGAACGCGCTGGCACAGGCCCGCCAATTTCACGAGGCCGTCGGTGTTACGGGACTTGCTCTGACGAAGCTTGATGGGACCGCACGAGGGGGGATTGTGGTAGCGATTGCCGAAGAACTGAAGCGTCCCCTGCGCCTCATCGGTGTAGGAGAAGGAGCCGATGACCTCCAGGACTTCAATGCCGAGGCCTTTGTCGCGGCTCTGTTCGGACAGCCGACGTCTCCTCCATAA